Genomic segment of Prinia subflava isolate CZ2003 ecotype Zambia chromosome 4, Cam_Psub_1.2, whole genome shotgun sequence:
GAAACATATTTTGAATCATTATGGAACTCCTGTTGTGGTTTCCACTGGGGTAGAGCTCATTTTCTTCACAATGGCAAGTATGAGgctgtattttggatttgtgctggacagaaatgtttttcttgttgctgagcagggcttacacagcCAAggcctttctgcttttcctacTGACACACTGACAAGGACGTTGGGGGTgcctgggaggagacacagccatgATAGGTGACCCCAATTGAccaagggatattccacaccatacCAAATCATGCTGAGTGTATAAagtggggggaaggaggaggaagggctggagattttggagtgatggcatttgaCTCCCTAAATCACCATTACAGTATGTGatggggctctgctctcctggagacGGCGGAACAGCTGCCTCCCCATGGGAAGCAATGAATCAATACCTTGTTTTGCTTCACTtttgtgcatggcttttgctttccctattaaactgtctttatctcaacccacgaGTTTTCccacttttacccttctgattctctccccagtCACTCTGGCCAGGCAGTGACCAAGTGGCTGCATGAGGCTTGGTTGCTGCCTGAGGTTAAACCATAACAACTCCCTAATGTGATCTTTTGGCTTTGAGGAAGAGCTATGAAGAACCtgttccattttattttcccctcttttatTATTACAATTGGAATGATTGCACTTAATGTTCTTCAGGAACATACGTCACTCTCCAGAATTTCACTCTGTACAGCAGTGAGTTTTCTGAATGCCTCCTCTAGCAAGCTGGTTATGAGAGGTAGTGCATCACATCAGCATTTCTGAATATTCCCTTCAGTTTGAGAAATCTTCCTTTCCATGTTTTCTGCAGGGAGTGCAAAGCCAAATATGAAATTCAATTCTTGTTTTTTATAGTGTATGTAATGGGAATCTTGTCATTTCCCTCTGCTTCCAAATGGATGAAAAGCACATGTATGGATAGAGTCCCTTTGGAAGAACCTCATTGTGCTGTCAAAGGACACTGGAAGTGTCACCCAACAGCCCAGTGTTGGATCTGAATTCCAATTTCTTCCACATAAAAAAGGACACTGTTTGAATATTCTTGGAATAAGTAGCTGACATAGCACCGTCACAAGTAGTGCTTGTTTTAAATTGTTCTGACTGTAACATGGAGTGTCTGTGCTGTCTTGTATATCCACAGCCTTTCTGCTGCAATGCTGTGTCTTTTTCTGTCTGAGTTCATTTGAATCCCTGTCATtatgtttctatttttcttctgttttattaaaGAATACTTAAAAGAGTGTTCTTTTTctacaaatgaaattaaaaaacactAATGGCATTCCATGGAAAGCCTAAtggattttctccttttaaagaGAAGCCCACACAGTTTAAACTTCATGTGTGAAAGCATTACCATCTGgcttttttagattttaaagcCTACAACAACTCTACAATTCCTAGCTTAAATAGTTCTCTGTTGCTTCACATTTTGTAGAATTTTcagttataaaaaaataaagaaattagcAAATGACTAAAACTCATATTTGTAGCAGAGAAGTGTAAGCAGATTGAAAAGAGTTTGAATACAGTTTTGCAACATGAGTATACCTTTTGGTATACCATGGGTATACCATTTTCATATGTATATGTTTTCATATAAAAAGTCATGAAATGATAGTAAAAATATTCCCAGTGAAAAAAGAGATATGCAAATGTAGGCTGGGATCAGAGGGTGAATTTGGGGCAGAGTGATAGGAGTTCATGTCCATCTTATTTTCTTGTGAAGTAAGGGCTGGTTGAAACCCTTGTCATGTAGTAATTGATTTTTACAGTGTCTCTCCTtatagatatttaaaataagagCAAACACCACGGTAACGTTCAGCTCAGTCTTTTAACATGGTGGTTTAGAGAAGTATGGGACCCTTTCTGCTTTTATAAATCATCTCCATCATCTGTGCTaaagctgcttctcctgctgctctcttttGATGCAGCTGGAGATGTAGAGGACAAGAGTGGGTCTGTTCCAAAGGGTGACACTGTGTCATCCAATAAAATTTCCTCTAGTCGTTGTTCTTCTTTTAAAGCTGCGCTGAAGGACAAATCCGTGAAGTGCGAGAGTGGATCAGAAAAGCCTGTAGATCCATTGCAGACATCAGAATTTTGTCCATGTACCAGAGGCATTTGTTGAGAGTAGTCCACAGAGTTCTCCTCTGGATAAGACTGTTGCTTGATGACCTGTGCAGCCAAATCGACAGCACTGAGCGAAGACATGACTGGAAGGCCATGTGCACGTGCCTGAATCTCCAGTTCCTgatatttcaaacaaaaataatcagacaacaattttaaaagagaaaacaatctCTTCAGAACAATTGCAGAAAGTATATAAATCATgcatgaaaatttattttacgTATTGCCCAGTTGTgagattaaattttaaaatattaaatattttatctcagAAAATTTGCCACTCAAGTGTTTTTATACCCCTTTCTGTCATTAGGCAACTGTTCTACAGGAACAGAACAGGTAGGACAGACTCTCTAAAACCATTGCATACTGAAACAAATGAAGGTAGGAGAAAAATGCAACTTGATAATTCATTATAAAACTGttatccagagaaaaagaagattcTTAGCTTGATAATGCTTATATTATACAGATATATGAATAAATCAACATATGTAAGATGATTGATTTTATATCTATCTACCTATCTAACCATCCCATTTCCATAGGTGTGTGTCTATATtagaattttgcttttcaagcCATGAGGGGCTCTATTCTGCCTCTTTGTGTCAAAAGCAGATATAACATAAGACACTCTTACCAGGAAGTGTAATGCATTAAATAGtttgaaagggaaaattaaaatactgaaggGAACTTTGTGTCTAGTATTGATTTTTTGGTGCAGGAATATacttatttccttattttttgtATGTCTTTGTTTCTAACACATGCGTAATTAAACTGTTTGTACAAGtacttcatttattttccacTAATTACTTTATATAAAGTACAATTATCAAAGGAATTTCctgaaaatctaaaaaataCTCCCCCCCAAtatacagagaaataaatagtcaaagtcaatttatttttaataaacatcatttgaagaaaaattatataGATTAACAAAATTTGATGGAGGATAAGTACTGAGAAAGCTTTGTAGTTCGTGGTAACACTTATACAAACCTGAATTCGGAGTAGAAGTCTTCTGTTAGCATGCTCTAATTTCTTCTGCCTGTGTTCTAATTCTCTGGCTCTCTGTTGTTCTTTTTGTAGCCACTTGATGTACTCTActgatgcttttaaaatagttcCTTTGTTCCAGCGCATATCACTGCAGAATGTAGAGATAACCTTTTCACAATTGTGCATGTCAGCAGAATTCATAAGAACTTACAAAATCTTTTACATTAATATGAAATAATGATTTACATGACTATTATTCACTCTTAGATATTATTGCTTCTGAATGGAAATTTTAATAGAATAGTTAAGAAGCCCTTATATAGTAAAATTAATCCCAGAATGAAAATAAGTGTCAAAAGAAAGTAATAAAGTGACTTTTTGTGGGAGAGCTAAATGCAATATCATGATTCTACCATTACagtttttatatatttagtgaaaattgcttttattattaACTCTAAGATTTAAATCTATGTGCAGTATTTCTGCATTAATGAACTAGGAAATATACATTACTGAGGACTTAAGCCTAAATTTTTAAAGATCATTTTGAATATACTACTCCTTTTACCTGACTTACTAATGAGGTTGCTTTTATGcttgtagagaaaaaaaaatgatctGTGCTGAATGCCACTCCTCATTGATGACAGACCAGAAAAATCACACTTTCATAACCATAATGACTAGGGAATGGCAAAAATCATGTTCAAAAATCTTGAACAATATAAAAAACAAGTTAAAATCTACAGTTACATGCACACCCAAAGtcaaaataaaagctttgtaaaaaaattaaattaaacctGCCCATCATTCAGGAAGTCATGGTTTGACTCCCAGCTTACATGCAGCCTTACTAGCAACAAGACATTTGTTCAAATGAAACTGTCCAAAGACTTTCATGTATCCATTTATCAAATTTTCATGCATTCCTTTAACTAAGGTCTTAGAACAAGAATTAATTTTGctgaaaatgtttaatttctaataaatttcagtatttttttagACAGGATGGGCTCACTGCATTAATTATACAGATTTATGGGCTTTATCCGAAATATCTACTTCACTGCAAGATTGCTTAGGCTGAGCAGGTTGGCCAAGCTTCTGGACCCAAACACaactgtgagaaagaaaagctgctaaAACAAGTAAGAATCTGATGTTGGGAGTGACAAGCATTTTTTCAATACCTATTCCAAGCATATAAGATGTCATTTATGgagcaaaaaaaatataaattatatgcCTGGCTATTATCACTTTCCCTTATtcatagaattgtagaatctcagaatatgctgagttggaaagCACCCACCAGGATTAgtgagtccaactcctggccttcATGGGACACCTCAAGAATCCCACTATGGGCATGAGAgtattgtccaaacacttcttgaactctgccagcTTGGTGCTATGACAAGTTCCCCAGAGAACTTGTTTCCACTGCT
This window contains:
- the TFEC gene encoding transcription factor EC isoform X1, producing MPPVSGAGTPDSPVTKLLALGDQHENAMEEVIEDIINMESNFNDEGIGCSETPLLMQRTLSSSILDIYNSDQGMAPANMGLTNASCPANLPVKRELTEADTRAMAKERQKKDNHNLIERRRRYNINYRIKELGTLIPKSNDPDMRWNKGTILKASVEYIKWLQKEQQRARELEHRQKKLEHANRRLLLRIQELEIQARAHGLPVMSSLSAVDLAAQVIKQQSYPEENSVDYSQQMPLVHGQNSDVCNGSTGFSDPLSHFTDLSFSAALKEEQRLEEILLDDTVSPFGTDPLLSSTSPAASKESSRRSSFSTDDGDDL
- the TFEC gene encoding transcription factor EC isoform X2 is translated as MPPVSGAGTPDSPVTKLLALGDQHENAMEEVIEDIINMESNFNDEGIGCSETPLLMQRTLSSSILDIYNSDQGMAPANMGLTNASCPANLPVKRELTADTRAMAKERQKKDNHNLIERRRRYNINYRIKELGTLIPKSNDPDMRWNKGTILKASVEYIKWLQKEQQRARELEHRQKKLEHANRRLLLRIQELEIQARAHGLPVMSSLSAVDLAAQVIKQQSYPEENSVDYSQQMPLVHGQNSDVCNGSTGFSDPLSHFTDLSFSAALKEEQRLEEILLDDTVSPFGTDPLLSSTSPAASKESSRRSSFSTDDGDDL
- the TFEC gene encoding transcription factor EC isoform X3, giving the protein MPPVSGAGTPDSPVTKLLALGDQHENALSSSILDIYNSDQGMAPANMGLTNASCPANLPVKRELTEADTRAMAKERQKKDNHNLIERRRRYNINYRIKELGTLIPKSNDPDMRWNKGTILKASVEYIKWLQKEQQRARELEHRQKKLEHANRRLLLRIQELEIQARAHGLPVMSSLSAVDLAAQVIKQQSYPEENSVDYSQQMPLVHGQNSDVCNGSTGFSDPLSHFTDLSFSAALKEEQRLEEILLDDTVSPFGTDPLLSSTSPAASKESSRRSSFSTDDGDDL